One uncultured Caproiciproducens sp. DNA segment encodes these proteins:
- the rpsB gene encoding 30S ribosomal protein S2, producing MSVVSMKQLLEAGVHFGHQTRRWNPKMAPYIFTERNGIYIIDLQKTVKKLEDAYSFVRSLSAEGKSVLFVGTKKQAQDSVKEEAERAGAYFVNARWLGGMLTNFRTIRRRIDRLNQLKNMEEDGTFDLLPKKEVIKLRLQIEKLEKFLGGIKEMKQIPGALFIVDPRKERIAVAEAKKLGIPIVAIVDTNCDPDEIDYVIPGNDDAIRAVKLISATMANAIVEGKEGQMGSAAAEEKVNEAEAVAAE from the coding sequence ATGTCAGTAGTATCTATGAAACAGCTCTTGGAGGCCGGTGTTCACTTCGGTCACCAAACCAGAAGATGGAACCCTAAAATGGCGCCGTACATCTTCACGGAACGCAATGGTATTTACATTATCGATCTGCAGAAAACCGTTAAAAAGCTTGAGGATGCCTACAGTTTTGTCCGCAGCCTTTCTGCCGAGGGCAAGTCTGTATTATTTGTAGGAACCAAAAAGCAGGCTCAGGATTCCGTTAAAGAAGAAGCGGAGCGTGCAGGCGCATACTTTGTAAACGCACGTTGGCTCGGCGGTATGTTAACCAACTTCCGTACGATTCGCCGCAGAATTGACCGCTTAAACCAGCTTAAAAATATGGAAGAAGACGGTACTTTTGATCTTTTGCCGAAAAAAGAAGTCATTAAACTTCGCCTTCAGATTGAAAAGCTTGAAAAATTCTTGGGCGGTATTAAGGAAATGAAACAAATTCCTGGTGCACTGTTCATTGTTGACCCCCGCAAAGAGAGAATTGCAGTTGCCGAAGCAAAAAAACTTGGTATTCCGATTGTCGCTATTGTTGATACAAACTGCGACCCGGATGAGATTGACTATGTGATTCCGGGCAATGATGACGCTATCCGTGCCGTTAAGTTAATTTCCGCAACAATGGCAAACGCAATTGTCGAAGGCAAAGAAGGCCAGATGGGCTCTGCCGCGGCAGAAGAAAAAGTAAATGAAGCAGAGGCCGTAGCCGCAGAATAA
- a CDS encoding YlmC/YmxH family sporulation protein, whose product MNCRIIDMRHKEVINVKDGTRIGCVCDVEIDTADARVIAIVIYGRLRCFGLFGREDDIVIKWQDIQVIGDDTILVCYNNYCRTKKRSRGFGGFFGGA is encoded by the coding sequence GTGAATTGCAGAATTATTGATATGCGCCACAAAGAAGTAATTAATGTAAAGGATGGAACGCGAATAGGATGTGTCTGTGATGTGGAGATAGATACCGCGGATGCAAGGGTGATCGCAATTGTAATTTACGGCCGCCTGCGCTGCTTTGGACTATTTGGCAGGGAAGACGATATCGTTATTAAATGGCAGGATATTCAGGTAATAGGTGACGATACTATATTAGTGTGTTATAATAACTATTGCCGTACAAAAAAAAGATCGCGCGGATTTGGCGGATTCTTTGGCGGTGCCTGA
- a CDS encoding inorganic diphosphatase: protein MNIWHDISPKRIKSEDFCAVIEIPKGCKIKYELDKETGLLIMDRILYTSTHYPANYGLIPRTYASDNDPLDVLVLCSEDIRPLSLVRCYAIGVIIMVDNGMKDEKIIAIPFNDPTYNSYRDINELPKHIFDEMSHFFSVYKQLEGKVTAIDEVKGPADAKEIIQNCIDNYVEKFCK from the coding sequence ATGAATATTTGGCATGATATTTCACCAAAAAGAATTAAATCAGAAGACTTTTGTGCTGTTATAGAAATACCAAAAGGCTGTAAAATCAAGTATGAGCTTGACAAAGAAACCGGTCTGCTCATTATGGACAGGATTCTTTATACTTCCACTCACTATCCTGCTAATTATGGCTTGATTCCACGTACATATGCCAGTGACAACGATCCTTTGGATGTGCTTGTGCTTTGTTCCGAGGATATTCGTCCGCTTTCCTTAGTACGGTGTTATGCAATCGGCGTTATTATTATGGTAGATAATGGTATGAAGGATGAGAAAATCATTGCAATTCCGTTTAATGACCCAACCTATAACAGTTACCGCGATATTAACGAACTGCCAAAACATATTTTTGATGAAATGTCTCATTTTTTCTCGGTTTACAAACAGCTTGAGGGAAAAGTCACGGCCATTGATGAAGTAAAAGGGCCCGCAGATGCGAAAGAAATCATTCAAAACTGCATTGATAACTACGTTGAAAAATTTTGTAAATAA
- the sigG gene encoding RNA polymerase sporulation sigma factor SigG, with amino-acid sequence MQYNKVEICGVNTSKLKVLTEKEKMQLLRRVKEGDLKARDELINGNLRLVLSVIQRFTNRGENLDDLFQVGCIGLIKAIDHFDIGQGVRFSTYGVPMIIGEIRRYLRDNNSIRVSRSLRDTAYKAMQAKEKMTAENNREPTIEEIAKELNLPREDVVLALESIVEPVSLFEPVFSDGGDTIYVMDQVGDNNDDSNWLDEIALKEAIRDLNSREKRILSMRFFQGKTQMEVASEIGISQAQVSRLEKAALDKIKKDI; translated from the coding sequence ATGCAGTACAACAAAGTCGAAATCTGCGGGGTTAACACTTCGAAGTTAAAAGTACTTACCGAAAAGGAAAAAATGCAATTGCTGCGCCGGGTCAAGGAGGGTGACCTCAAAGCACGCGATGAACTCATAAATGGAAACCTGCGCCTTGTCTTGAGTGTGATTCAGCGCTTTACAAATCGCGGGGAAAATCTTGATGATCTTTTTCAGGTGGGATGTATTGGTCTCATCAAAGCGATAGATCATTTTGATATTGGTCAGGGAGTTCGTTTCAGTACCTATGGGGTACCAATGATTATTGGAGAAATACGACGTTATCTGAGGGATAATAATTCGATACGCGTCAGCCGGTCATTGCGTGACACGGCTTACAAGGCCATGCAGGCAAAAGAGAAAATGACGGCTGAAAATAATCGTGAGCCAACTATTGAAGAAATTGCAAAAGAGCTGAACCTGCCGCGTGAGGATGTGGTACTTGCGCTTGAGTCCATCGTTGAACCGGTTTCGCTTTTTGAACCGGTTTTTTCAGACGGAGGCGATACCATTTATGTGATGGATCAGGTGGGTGATAACAACGACGATTCCAACTGGTTGGATGAAATTGCACTGAAAGAGGCAATCCGGGATTTGAATAGCAGAGAAAAAAGGATTCTTTCCATGCGCTTTTTCCAGGGAAAAACACAGATGGAGGTCGCTTCAGAAATCGGAATCAGTCAGGCACAGGTTTCAAGGCTTGAAAAGGCTGCGCTTGACAAAATCAAGAAAGATATTTAA
- a CDS encoding CCA tRNA nucleotidyltransferase: protein MRINIPPQVETVIQKLNNAGYEAYIVGGCVRDSILGLAPSDWDVTTSALPDETELALSGFKCIKTGIKHGTISVLINHMPVEVTTYRIDGQYSDNRHPDSVRFTRSLKEDLSRRDFTVNALAYNHFDGIIDCFDGMEDLKNRRIRCVGIPDLRFQEDGLRILRALRFSSVLEFTIERNTSLSILNNRDLLDHIARERINSEFTKLLCGNAENILRDYRPVFEQFVSGISLMAGFQQNNPYHIYDVWEHTLKAVAAAEAIPILRLTMFLYDIGKPLCYTQDENGIGHFYGHGKKSAEMAKGILEELRYDGDAVCMVSKLINLHDLPVHTDETSLLRLLNKNGEKTLRYLFKVKTADIKAQNPVYIGRLDELKKAQAMLESILARGLCFSLKDLQLNGSDLLSLNIPQGAAIGRMLSLLLDAVLDGKCPNSHDQLIKYALHVKGQIQ, encoded by the coding sequence ATGCGAATCAATATACCGCCACAGGTAGAAACAGTCATTCAAAAGCTGAATAATGCCGGCTATGAAGCATATATTGTTGGCGGCTGTGTGCGGGACAGCATTCTTGGACTGGCACCAAGCGACTGGGATGTAACAACGTCCGCTCTTCCCGATGAGACCGAACTGGCCTTAAGCGGGTTCAAATGTATCAAAACCGGAATCAAACACGGAACCATTTCGGTGTTGATCAACCACATGCCCGTTGAAGTGACCACTTACCGGATAGACGGCCAGTATTCCGATAACCGCCATCCGGACAGTGTACGCTTTACGCGCAGCTTGAAAGAAGATCTGTCACGCAGGGATTTCACTGTCAACGCCCTCGCATACAATCATTTCGATGGTATTATTGACTGCTTTGACGGTATGGAAGATCTGAAAAACCGGAGAATCCGGTGCGTCGGGATACCTGATTTGCGTTTTCAGGAAGATGGGCTGAGAATTTTACGGGCACTGCGCTTCTCCTCCGTACTTGAATTTACAATTGAACGAAACACCTCATTAAGTATTCTTAATAACCGCGATCTGCTTGACCATATTGCCCGTGAACGCATTAATTCTGAATTCACAAAGCTCCTCTGCGGTAACGCGGAAAATATTTTAAGAGATTATCGTCCCGTATTTGAGCAATTTGTATCGGGAATCAGTTTGATGGCCGGATTCCAGCAGAATAATCCCTATCACATTTATGATGTATGGGAACACACGCTGAAAGCTGTTGCCGCCGCTGAGGCAATTCCTATTCTTCGCCTGACAATGTTTTTGTACGATATCGGCAAGCCTTTGTGCTACACACAGGATGAAAATGGAATCGGGCATTTTTACGGTCATGGAAAGAAAAGCGCCGAAATGGCAAAAGGAATTTTAGAGGAGCTTCGGTATGACGGCGATGCCGTCTGTATGGTTTCAAAACTCATAAATTTACATGATCTGCCAGTCCATACGGATGAAACGTCCCTGTTGCGGCTTCTGAACAAAAACGGCGAAAAGACACTGCGCTATCTTTTCAAGGTGAAAACCGCCGATATAAAGGCACAAAACCCCGTTTACATCGGCAGGCTGGATGAACTGAAAAAAGCGCAAGCCATGCTCGAAAGCATTCTTGCGCGCGGGCTTTGCTTCTCTCTGAAAGATTTGCAGCTGAACGGTTCAGACCTGCTGTCATTGAACATTCCGCAGGGTGCTGCAATCGGCAGGATGCTTTCCCTGCTTTTAGACGCGGTGTTGGACGGTAAATGCCCCAACAGCCATGACCAGCTAATCAAATATGCACTTCATGTAAAAGGACAGATACAATGA
- a CDS encoding DNA-deoxyinosine glycosylase, whose product MIEIVEHTFEPVYDKNSRILILGTMPSPKSREYGFYYSHPQNRFWRIVADLYRQKLPESNIEKAYFLLRNRVALWDVLKSCSISGADDSSIKEPVANNIGGLLKKTNIQAVFTTGTKAASLYKRFCEKSAGCSAIALPSTSPANCRHYDYESLKAAYSIILNYTES is encoded by the coding sequence ATGATTGAAATTGTTGAGCACACTTTTGAACCTGTTTATGATAAAAATTCAAGGATATTGATTTTAGGTACGATGCCTTCGCCAAAATCACGCGAATACGGCTTTTATTATTCCCATCCGCAAAACCGTTTCTGGAGAATCGTAGCAGATTTATATAGACAGAAGCTTCCCGAAAGCAACATCGAAAAAGCCTATTTTCTGCTGAGAAACCGTGTTGCGCTCTGGGATGTCCTGAAAAGCTGCAGTATCTCGGGGGCAGACGACAGCAGCATTAAAGAACCTGTCGCGAACAATATCGGCGGTCTGCTGAAAAAGACAAATATTCAGGCCGTGTTTACAACGGGAACAAAGGCCGCCTCTTTATATAAGCGCTTTTGTGAAAAATCCGCAGGATGTTCCGCCATAGCACTGCCGTCAACGAGTCCTGCAAACTGCCGGCACTACGACTATGAAAGCCTAA